In Colletotrichum destructivum chromosome 8, complete sequence, the following proteins share a genomic window:
- a CDS encoding Putative cytochrome P450 gives MSTYGNASTFMSSFNEASWLGDKTFDQLSSGHKLLGTILVGLTLTWILSHLTTKTNDLPMINAPRFWEPRLLVQLSFLFKARKLVAEGLKLQRAFRILTDIGVITVLPSEFADEIRSDSRLSYPQVITENFHARFPGFEGFREGTTDATLSRDIARKHLTQSLDKVTGALAEECTAALQDHFPDVPEWQEINLREHVLLLVARLSSRVFLGEEVTRDSAWIKITTEYTTDAYVAAKILRLWPASLRPVVHWFLPCCIKLRRHVAKARTIIVATIEQRRQAKEAAVKSGSPVPVFNDVIEWLEQDSDEKTSNYDPVVAQLILSQAAIHTTTDLLTQAILEIAANPDIIAPLREEVGQIVGKSGWSKASLYEMKLTDSVLKESQRRKPLAMTFMHRLVLEDVRLSNGDRIPSGSVIGVSANKLWDPAVHENPEKFDGYRFVRMRDSADSKQANQAHLVSTSPNHLAFGHGKHACAGRFFAAHESKMALANLLLRYDWKLAPVSANEKPVEFGLVLVANPKARICIRRRQNA, from the exons ATGTCAACTTATGGAAACGCATCGACGTTTATGTCGTCTTTCAATGAGGCGAGCTGGCTCGGTGATAAGACATTCGACCAGCTGTCATCTGGCCACAAGCTACTTGGGACCATCTTGGTTGGCTTGACCCTGACATGGATTTTGTCTCACTTGACGACAAAAACAAACGACCTTCCAATGATTAATGCTCCCAGGTTCTGGGAACCTCGGCTTCTGGTCCAACTGTCCTTTCTATTCAAAGCAAGAAAGTTGGTGGCAGAGGGACTGAAGCTGCAACGCGCATTCCGCATCCTGACTGACATTGGCGTCATCACGGTGCTACCGTCAGAGTTCGCAGACGAAATTCGCAGCGACTCCCGATTGAGCTATCCTCAAGTGATAACGGAG AACTTTCATGCGCGTTTTCCCGGCTTTGAAGGGTTCCGCGAAGGCACCACAGATGCGACTCTGAGCCGTGACATTGCCAGAAAACATCTTACTCAATCACTTG ACAAGGTGACAGGCGCTCTTGCGGAGGAATGTACCGCTGCGCTGCAAGACCATTTCCCGGATGTGCCAG AATGGCAGGAGATTAACCTTCGTGAACATGTGCTGTTGCTCGTGGCGCGCCTATCCTCACGCGTCTTTCTTGGGGAGGAAGTCACAAGAGATAGCGCGTGGATCAAAATCACGACAGAGTATACCACGGATGCCTATGTGGCTGCGAAGATTCTTCGTCTGTGGCCAGCAAGTCTGCGTCCGGTTGTCCATTGGTTTCTGCCATGCTGTATCAAGCTGCGGCGTCACGTCGCTAAAGCCAGAACCATCATCGTCGCGACCATCGAGCAACGCCGGCAGGCCAAAGAAGCAGCCGTCAAGTCTGGAAGTCCTGTCCCAGTCTTTAACGATGTCATAGAATGGCTTGAACAGGACTCCGACGAGAAGACGAGCAACTATGACCCTGTCGTGGCACAACTCATCTTATCTCAGGCAGCGATTCACACAACGACAGACTTGCTGACACAAGCCATCCTCGAAATTGCCGCTAATCCAGACATCATAGCGCCGCTGCGCGAGGAAGTCGGTCAAATAGTGGGCAAAAGCGGATGGAGCAAGGCATCGCTCTACGAAATGAAGCTTACCGATAGCGTGCTGAAAGAGAGCCAGCGTAGGAAACCGCTTGCGATGA CTTTCATGCACCGTTTAGTCCTCGAGGATGTCAGGCTTTCCAATGGGGACAGGATCCCAAGCGGGAGCGTCATCGGCGTGTCGGCGAACAAATTGTGGGATCCAGCCGTACATGAGAATCCGGAGAAGTTCGACGGATACCGATTCGTGCGCATGCGCGACAGCGCCGACAGCAAGCAGGCGAACCAGGCGCACCTTGTCAGCACCAGCCCGAACCACCTAGCTTTCGGCCATGGCAAACATGCGTGTGCCGGccgcttcttcgccgcgcATGAGTCAAAGATGGCGCTTGCCAATTTGCTGTTGAGATATGATTGGAAACTTGCGCCGGTCTCGGCTAACGAAAAGCCTGTCGAGTTTGGCCTGGTGCTTGTTGCGAATCCAAAGGCGAGGATATGTATTCGCAGACGGCAAAACGCATGA
- a CDS encoding Putative cytochrome P450, producing the protein MDEFIVNMSDTRGDKAVIEAGHGFSKAIVYAFLGLLSLLVMAISRISTVNQDPREPPLLKPTIPVVGHIINMLYQGGGYYLELYKTSGGKLSTATLQIFGQKVYVIAAPSLAQAALRTRQLSFDPFVVQASDGLVRLSAKAKALFVDGTLLHAFSATVSTATAPEPMRRMTATALATLAEDLNELALGDDHQQKVPHLYHFLRNRIAVAATDSLYGRNTNPFREDGSLVDEIWIFDDALTYLFPNILPGLIAPAGNSARERLQGTLVKYFERYPHDSSFPPDTAEFTKLRARIIRDSGLDDTDLGRLEVGMVVAATTNSAPMFFWFLVSVVSRPEVLARVRKEVESLVQIKPDGKPESSAENASPLTESIATLRASQLTDQTICPYLNAAHHETLRLFDSNTATRHVLEDTTLPDGTLLRAGGICHIPSGVGHRIPEAWGERDPEEYAPERWLEPQPRQMGSKGVSSRAAYWPFGGGKHLCPGRNFAINENITLLAALVMGFDFDGLNDATVPRCPIANLTGQSVPPPRKKVDVTIKRRAGWEKIKWQLIN; encoded by the exons ATGGACGAGTTTATTGTCAACATGTCTGACACAAGAGGTGACAAGGCAGTCATAGAGGCAGGTCATGGCTTTTCAAAGGCCATCGTCTATGCCTTTCTTGGTCTCCTCTCGCTTCTTGTCATGGCAATAAGCAGAATTTCAACTGTCAACCAGGACCCACGAGAACCACCACTGCTGAAGCCCACAATTCCGGTCGTGGGCCACATCATCAACATGCTCTACCAAGGGGGAGGGTATTACCTGGAACTTTACAAAACGTCCGGAGGCAAGCTGTCGACCGCTACATTACAAATATTCGGTCAAAAGGTGTATGTTATTGCCGCACCTTCTCTGGCGCAGGCGGCTCTGCGCACTCGCCAACTGTCTTTCGATCCTTTTGTCGTCCAGGCGAGTGACGGCTTGGTGCGACTCAGCGCCAAAGCGAAAGCCCTCTTCGTGGATGGAACGCTGCTTCACGCTTTCTCGGCTACTGTATCAACGGCGACTGCCCCGGAACCCATGCGTCGCATGACGGCGACAGCACTTGCAACACTGGCCGAAGACCTTAACGAGCTTGCCCTTGGAGACGATCACCAACAGAAAGTGCCCCATCTGTATCATTTTCTGAGGAATCGCATCGCGGTGGCCGCAACTGATTCGCTTTATGGAAGAAATACGAATCCCTTCCGAGAAGACGGTTCCTTGGTGGATGAAATCTG GATTTTTGATGACGCATTGACCTATTTATTCCCCAACATTCTTCCGGGATTAATAGCTCCGGCTGGCAACTCTGCAAGGGAACGGCTTCAAGGCACTCTTGTGAAGTACTTTGAACGCTATCCACACGACAGCTCGTTCCCTCCGGACACGGCGGAGTTCACCAAGCTGCGAGCCCGCATCATCCGTGACTCGGGTCTTGATGACACTGATCTCGGGCGCCTTGAGGTGGGCATGGTTGTGGCTGCCACAACAAACAGCGCGCCCATGTTCTTTTGGTTTCTAGTGAGCGTCGTCTCTCGGCCAGAAGTCCTGGCAAGAGTCAGGAAGGAGGTCGAGTCCCTGGTGCAGATTAAACCAGATGGGAAGCCTGAAAGCTCTGCAGAGAACGCTTCACCTCTGACGGAGAGTATCGCCACCCTTCGCGCGTCTCAGCTCACCGATCAAACAATATGTCCCTATCTCAACGCGGCTCACCACGAGACGTTGCGCCTTTTTGACTCCAACACCGCGACGCGGCACGTTCTTGAGGACACAACGCTCCCGGATGGGACCCTTCTTCGAGCTGGGGGTATCTGCCACATACCATCTGGCGTGGGACATCGGATACCTGAAGCCTGGGGCGAAAGGGACCCTGAAGAGTATGCCCCGGAGCGTTGGCTTGAACCTCAGCCCCGCCAGATGGGATCCAAGGGGGTCTCCTCGAGGGCTGCTTATTGGCCATTTGGAGGCGGGAAGCATCTCTGCCCAGGTCGCAATTTCGCAATCAATGAGAATATCACTCTTCTCGCAGCCTTGGTAATGGGATTTGACTTCGATGGTCTCAATGACGCCACGGTACCCAGATGTCCTATCGCAAATCTTACTGGCCAGAGCGTTCCGCCTCCGCGGAAAAAGGTGGATGTCACGATTAAGAGACGGGCAGGTTGGGAAAAGATCAAGTGGCAGCTGATAAATTAG